From Alternaria dauci strain A2016 chromosome 2, whole genome shotgun sequence:
TCTGAACGTGGCCTGGGTTTGCGTCAGCGATAGTATACGAGAGCGTGCAGCATCAGCCATACCTCTTTTTCGATGACAAGAACCCAATGTACCTCTGTCAGATCTAAACTGTCATTCGCACTCAGATTGGGAACGATGATACCCTGTCACATTGTCAGAGACGTATCACAAGTGAACGGCACTGTCTAACCTCGTCGCTCATGCCACTCACAACATGACCGTCATGTCGGGTTAATCTAAAGTTCCCGGCTAATAAGCCCCTTGCAGCAGCAGTCTAAGAGAGCATATTAGCTGTGCTGCGGCTCATGCCACCGAGCTTCGCGCACCACATTCAATTGGGACCGGGTGATGCCGAGAGTACAAGCCAAGTCGTCGACGTATCGATCGACGACTGACTGCTTGATGAAGAGGTCCGGATGGCGGTAATACATATCTCTGCATAGCGTCAGATCGCATCCTTGGCGTACAGAGTCGACATGTACCTCTTCGTCATGACCGTGTCCGCGATGAGGCCAGAATGAACAAGTTCCAGGATGCGAAGCAGCACAGCTATGCGAGTGTCAGTCCATTCTGATCATACCTGCATATGTGTACCCACTGAAATTCCATGCCTCTTGCGCACTTGCTCCAGGGAAGTTGATATCGCGTTCTTTGGGTTCTGGAATTATCGCTCTGCCATCCGATGAAGTGGCCATTCGTCTGCGAGATAGGGCTGCGCGCGATTTTAGAGTGATGGTCAGCGCTTCATGCTCGTCTAGCAGAGCGTCCACAATCATCTCTAGCATTGCTTCAACACGAGCGATCACCCAGTGTCTGCACAGAGATCAGCTATAGTCAGCTCAGCTACGAAGATTGATGTACCTATCGCGTATCGGTCTCCAGGTAAGATCAGTTTGATAGTGCTGGCGTTCCTCCTGAGAAGATAGGACAGTACCAGTCGTTGGAAGTGTCGACTCTAAGCTGTTCGATGTACCCCACAGCAAAGCCTCCTCTCTGTAAGTAGCGAACAGAAGCTCATCTTCGGAGTCTTCCGATAAGGCATCGTCCGGAGCAATTTGCATGTCAAACTCGCCAAACAACATGTCGTCGAAATCGCTCGTATCCATGGCGGGACCATAGAATAGCGGGAAACGGCCTCGCAAATTTGGGAAACTCCTTCAAGCACTAGAACGCAAGTGATTGATTATTGGGACTCGGCAAAGCACGCGCAATGCATGGTAGTGTTGGGACGAGGAAGCCATTGACAGAACGCGTGTTTGATGTGTGAGTACTGTCATCGGGTAGGCACGATACGCACAACTACATGCACAGAAGGCAGGACCACCCCACGTTTTTTCACAACTAAACCATAATGATGCAACTGCTTCGATCATTTGGGGCATCGTCTGCCGTTGAGATGGTGCTCAAGGTATCGATGTTCGTGTCCTTTCCGCCCTAACGCTAAGAGGAAATTAGAACATGAAATCGCTAAAGTATGTCCATTCGAACAGTCAGCCCCAGTCCAACTTTCCCGCGCTAAGCCCCCGAAAGTCCTAGTCGCGCGCGCCTTCCACGCGCTGCGCGTCGCGCTTTCCACCTCCGCGTCTCCTCCCGCATCAACGTCCACTACCACTACCACCTTGTTTGTTCAACCTCGACACAACTCCGCCAATCGAGCGCCAGATCCAAACTTCCGATTCCTGGTAGATTCGCAAAAGCCCGCAGGTTCTACTATCAGCAGCCAGAATACACTATGGAGGACCCCACGCCCGTTGCGCCAGTGCCCCAGAAACGTCCACACGAGAACGACGACGCCGAGCCTTCCATCTCAACCCCAGTCAAACAAATTCACTCAGACGCTTCTTCACCACTTTCAGTTCTTTCAGTCCAAACCCCGTCACCCTTGAAGAGCAGTGCTCCGAGTTCAAACGCCCCAGACAACAGCAATGTTTCGGCCCCAACCACCTCGCAGCCGGCCAAGAGACGAAAGTTTACCTCACAAGAGAAGGAAGCTCAACGTCTAGAAAAGGAAGCGAAAGCCAAGGCACGAGAGGAGAAAAAGGCACAAAAGGAGGCAGAGGAGAAGGTCAAGGCAGAGCAAAAGGCACAGAAGGACGAGGAGAAGCGGAAGAAGAATGAAGAACGGGATGAGAAGAAGCGTCTTAAGGAGGAGGAACAACAACGGAtagaagaagagaaggcaAAGAAGGCACGGGTACGTCCATCGTCGCCTATGAATAGCGAACTGAGCAGCGCTAACTCATGAATAGTCCCAAATGAAGCTCAACGCCTTCTTCGTGAAGCCAAAGGCGGGAACCAGCCCAGGACAGGCCGTGGTAGCTTCATCCCAGAACCCCACTGCTTCATCCATATCTTTAACCAGCGTATCTGGAGTCGATACTAATTTGACCCCTCCATCCCCACAGAACATGGCTGTTAGGAACGCACAGTCAGACTACGAGCGATACTTTTTGCCCTTCAACCTTCCTCCGCACACGATCCTTGCGTCTACAAATCCCCTGTTAGACGACCCGGAACGGTTGGAAGCTGCCCGGACACGGCTGGAGAACATTATTGCGCAGAAGAGCACTGGTACTGAGATTATTACACGAGAGTCATTGGTGTCTTCTCTTCCAAGACGAACCCAGCGGACCCGCAAGACTGCGACCATCGCGGAGGTCCTCGAGCGTGTAAACGGCTCATCAGACCAGCCCATTGACCTGACTGCAGACAAAGGCCCATTGGAAATGCTCAAGGACATTCCGATGAAGTACATCCACTTTTGCAAGGACGTACGACCACCATATTACGGTACATACACCAGGCCATACACCGATGTGGAGGCTTCCCGACTCGCACGGAATCCTCTTGCCAAGGTCCGACAGGACACTGACTATGATTACGACTCTGAGGCGGAGTGGGAGGAGCCCGAGGAAGGAGAAGATCTGGATTCCGACGGAGAGGACGATAACGAAGACGAGGCAGAAGATGACATGGACGGTTTTCtcgatgacgaggaagaccCACAACTCAAACGACGGCTCATTAGTGGTGATCTGGTTCCTGTCAGCACTGGCTTGTGCTGGGAGGACGCAGAAAGAGTGTCCAGGTTGAACGATGGTTCCGATGCCATCTGTACCGATTTCAAGGATTTCAGGATGGGTTTCCTGTTGGATCCGCAAATGAGCTCGATCGACCCGTTCTCCACTGCATACTGGGCGCCAGACCCTACGACAGTTTCACCTGCTGCCACTGTTGCAAAGAGAGACGGCTCTACCAGTAGCACTATGAACCCGCCTCGAGCGCCTCTGGTTCAACGCTCCATGAACGGTTTGCTCAACACGTTGAATGGTCCGCAAAAGTCCGCCGCAGCTACTTCGACCAAGCCTGCGAAAGCCAAGCGACTGGTACCCACCGAGCAGCTGGCGGCTTTCAAGGCAGAGATTGAAGGTAAAGATCTGACCAAGATTGGTATGATTGAGGCGCTGAAGAAGGCTTTCCCAAAGTTACCCAAGGATGCTATTAGCAATACCTTGAGTGTAGTCGCGGCAAGGGTAGGCCCCACTGAGAAAGAGAAGAGATGGGTGCTTATCAACACCTGAGCGTCGCATCATCAACAGCGCATTCGGGTTAGCCCTTTGATTTTCACTTGTCATGCATACACCTTTTTTCCATGTGTATTAGTAACGTACCTTGTCAACTACTTTGGGTGTTATGGGATAGTCATTTAGCATAGCGGGTGGTGGAGTATACGGTCGAGGCTCGGGTTTCAGGTGTTTGTGAGCTATCAACAAGCGATGTTTGTGCTTTTCAACAGTCGAGCCGGGGGCGCACGTTGTGAGAGAACTGGAGTGTCAAGCGTATCTTTGAAGCCTGAACAATGCCATCAAGGGCGCGAAGTGACGCTGAAGAACAAAGGCAGTATGATTGTGGCGGGAGTCCAGTGGGTGAGACGAGCAGGTAATACCTACATTACCCCTTCAGATGCTGTACGTATTGTAAGTCTGAATGGTTTATTCTGAACGGCCACTAGAGTAAGCTGCAAATCTGAATGTAGACGCTTGGTCGTTCTTGCAAAGTATCCGTGAGACGCACTATGCAACAGGCGAAGGACTACGCTATTTGTGATTTTCCATAGCAGAACCCGTGAACTGCATAGTCACCGAATCATTTGGCCGACCATGCTGACTCGTCCAAGTATGTACTAGGAAACAGGTGTTCTGGATGCACCGCTTCAAGTAAGCAACAAATCCCGAAAAAAGGGCAAGGGATAGCGTGCGGGGAAAGCGTGCGGCGTGCGGAAACAAGCCAGTACATCGTGGCTATTTCCGAGTTTACACCTTGTTCCCATCGGAACCTCTCCCAGCGGGTACGCAATCTATCTGCTCCAGGTATACAAACTTTGTGAGCGCAAGGGTAAGAATAGCGAGTGGTGCTGACCCACAGATGCACCAAAGACCGTGCGGACGGGCGCTTGGGTACTCGCGAGGTGATCTTGTCCAATCAACCCCATCTTGTAGACGCTCGCTATATTTAGTGCGGCGACCTCCAACGACAGCCCAATCATCGAGGCCTATGCGACGGTGAAGCTTACGTCCGGAGGGGGATCATCTTTGTTCCCCAAGTACCTTTCTATTCGAAGCGCCAACACTGCACTTCCCTAGGCCGTGGTACTTCCACAACAGCATCAGCAGGCGCTCTCTACATCCGTCCTGTCCCGTGCGGCTCCAGACGGCGCCCCGGGAAGCAACTATGCGCTACCAACAGAAGCAAGGTGGGTATCTCCGCATGTAAGAATAGCTGAGCCGTCGTCTGACTGGCTGAAGGTCTGCATGCTCATCTTAGTGTATCAGTATACAGAGGATGCAGGCCTACAAAGACACCGTACCGCCGCCGGAACCTCCGCAACTCGAGTTTGAGACGTTTCGTCATTGTCGTCGTTCATCTTCGCCCGTCGGTGTTGTAAGCAATATCCAGCACATTGCTACTTGACCCTCAGCTTGCTGGATTCAAGCTTCTTTCGTCAACCATTATGCCGTCTTTCGTTCTTTACCTTTCCGCGACTGTGCTGTTCATTCAGTCCACAGTCGCTTCAAACTGCACCAAGAAACCGATATATGTCGATATCCACAAGCGGGCCGTACACGATTCGTCAGTATTCCAATATGGATCCTTCATCGGACTGGGAACACCAGCACAAAATCACAGCCTTTGGCCGTCACTACAACAAAATCACATCTCTTTCGCGTCAAGCAACTACTGCAAAGACACAAACACGACACTTGAGAATTGCGATAGAAATACAGGGGGGTTCTTTAACGATCGAGATTCGGATAGGTATGTGTGACTGCAGATATGATGGCTGACCTATCAGCTGACGTGCAGAGTAGTTTCGAGAAGGATGATAATTTCCAGACCTTGGATGACGACCAGCAAGGATTTACAGGATTCTTTGGCCGAGAGACCCTACGATTATATACACATTACTTCGAGACAGACGGCGCGTCACAGACGTTACTACAGAACACCACCGTAGAAGTCGCGGAATCAGGGTCAATCACCCCTGGAAGGGTTGGTGTGGGACCCTCTTCAACAGTACTACGGGATCTTGTTGCGCAGGACATCATCGCTGGTGAAACATACTCGCTCTATATTGGTCAGGGGTTTGAACGAGCTGGAGGTGCAGTCAATGGCAGCAACGTTTTTGGAGGATACGACTCTGGTCGTTTCACTGGAGAACCGCACAAATATCCAATGAACACCAACAACCCAAATCCGATGAGCGTTCGGATCAAAGACATTGTCATCACCAACACGAACGACAACGCGAACGTATCACTCTTCGACAACACAGTCTTCACTGACATGAACACGCGGGCGGAGGACTTTGAGGCTCAGATCACGACTAAACAGTTTCCGTTTTCTCTACCCTACCAGATTACCCAAAACTTCATCAAGCAACTGGGTGCTGAACAGGATAACAAATGGGGTGACAACTCACTGAAGTTGAAGAACACTTTCAACGGCTCGCTCTCAATCGTGCTCGAAGATGGCTTCACTGTTACGCTCCCACCAGAAGTCCTCATGAACGCTTCCAATATTACGCCTATACAGGATCGCGAGGAGTCGGCCGAAACGCCATTCTACCTCGGCACCGCTTTCCTAGGTCAGGTCTACCTGATGGCCGACTACGAGACCAACAACTTCTTCCTTGCTAAAGCTATCCAAAAGAACAACATGGTCATGCCAGTCACCTTCTGTCCCAAGTCCACCCCTGTAGCCTACGAACGACCCAAACAGTCCGCATGGCAAAGCCAAGGCCTTATCGGCGCTGTCGTTGGTGGTGTCATAGGCGGTATTGGCATAATTTGCGCAAGCTACTGTATCTGGATAACATGGATGCGCAAGAAGGATGAGCGGAACCTGAAGCGAGAGTTGAAGCGAAACTCGCAGAGAAAGATGGAGCAGATGGACATTGAAGAGGCACAGCCAAAGTTCGACCCACCGCCACGGAGTGTGAATGCAGCCAAGGCCATGTTCTGGAGGAAGAACAAGCCTGGATTGACTTTCTGAGGCGGGCTGTTTGAGTTTGTCTCTTTAGGTGTTATCTACTATTCATTATACCCAGGGCTGATATTGTGTTGCTCATTTAAATCATGCGTCATCTTTCAATGCCGATATTGTTTGTATCTTTCACGTCCATGGGAAGTTTATCAGGACCAATAAGGATTGGTTGTAATTTGACGTCCCAAATAGGCAATTCTGTTATATCATCAATCATAGCAACTTTCAGCCAGGCCAGTAGCCCGGGTTGTAATGAACCATAACACGATCATCTCTCAACCAACAATCGGGTAATTAGCGTGGATGGTGTCGATTGCAGCACGCCTCACGAACCGCATTTGAATGCAGGTGAGAATCGCGACGTCGCCCATATCGAGTGCTTGTTTACAATATGGTACAAAGTGTGGGAGTGGTTTTTGTACAAGATGGAATTGCGTCCAGGTCATGACTCCGGTGCGAAGCTAAAGCCAAGGGGAGCGAGTATCTTTTCTTGCACAACCTTGTTGGCTACTTCGCCGCCACGCTCGAGTGCTACCGCTCCCACAATGGCATATAGGGAAGTCATGAGGACAGTCTCAAAACCGGAGCCTTGAAGGTTGTCCGCCTGGAAATTGTTAGCCTGCAAACGAGAGCGCCGTTTGTAGTCAAGCATACCCTCTTGGGTGTCCACCGAGTGACCCTGTCCAGATGGTATCGCTCTGCTATGGGTGCTAGCCGTGACTTGCTCAGCACCAGGCTCTCTGCTTCGTCGGTCAAGCCCTGCAGCCCGTTCAAGGCGGGGTGTAGGTATGGTTTACGGCCGTACTCATCGCTGACTGGTGCACCGTTGGAATCTCTCGGCCATTGGTTTTCTTGTGGCGAGTTTATGAGTGCTTGTGATGTTTGTAGTTCGACAATCCTCCGCCCTGCCCATTTCATTAGCCGCCGCCCTGCCCGCCTTCAGGAATATTCACACATACCCAAGTATGCCAATCGGTCATTGAATCCTCTCCTTCCGTGATCGAAGCTCTTGTGTGTAACGGCCAACCACTTGACGTCTTCGCCCAGCATCTTGTCTCCTCCGGGGCCCAACATGCGTATGTAGGCATCGTCCAACTTTCTCGGGTCGTCGTTGACTTTGTGAAAGCCACCTTTGGGTGCCGGTCGTATCCTGTAGGGGGCCATCATCCGCGGGGGTGTTTGCTGCCATCGCGGTCTGTCCGCAGTTTCTGTGTCATATTCGCTGGATCTCGATGGGGTGGTGCTCGAAAATGCGCATGCGGAGGTCCGCACGATGCATGTTTTTGATGTTTGCGCGGGGCGGAGTGATGACGAGGCGGTCGAGACGAGTGATTGGAGCGGTCGTTTGGAAGCCATTGCAATACTTCCAAGGGCTGGTTGAGGTACAAGAGGCGTGATTGGCGGGCGGCGGACACGATGCTGCTGGCGGAGGTGAAGTTCGCATCATCGAAAAGTTGCGGCACGCGAATCGCGCTTTACCGTATCCATGCTAGCCCCAGTCGCGCCTACCGCTCCCCCATCTTGCGCCCCCGATACGCGACTTCTTCCCCCTTGCTGCGCTTCGTTTGGGTCGTCATGGCGAGTCTGGGTGGCTCCAAGCCGCTGAAAGAGTTGCTGGCCGAACAACTGCCCAAGGATGTGCCCATTACCTTCTACCACTACTCAACACCGCCGTCCAAGTCCTCTGCCCTGTTCTCCGCGCCTCCGCATGGCAAGTCCGAGCGCACATACTGTGAGTCGCATACGCTGGCAGCGTCGATAGTGCCCAAGGATGCAGCAGCCTCAGCATTACCCGAGGAGCTTCTCATACTTGCCATCGAAGTCTTGATCTACACCACGAGAAACCTCACCACCATCTTCGTCTCCAAAGCCGACTCGACAGGTTATATATCTGAGCTGCAATTGCCGCGAGCCCAGTCCTCATCGCCTCTGAAAGCTATTTGCGGCACGTTTGTATCTTGGCTCGCAAGAGAAAGACAGAGGGAAGGAAAGAAGCTGGTTGTGTCACTGTTCGCGAGGGCACAGGATCAATACCTGTTCCCAGCAAGCATCGAGAACAAAAACAAGCACGTTCTTGATGATAGAGGCTTGGTAAAATGGTGGTGCAGAGTGCTCGATCCAATCATAGCGGAGTACAAggccgaagaagaagggaaACCCTTCGCTGAACGGCTGGTGGAGGGTCAAGGCACCGAGACAAACAGCACACCAGTACAATCCGAGTCCACAGCGAAAGGGTATCTCGTGATACCGGGCTTCGAGCCATACGATACACTGCGATACGTTCCTCCGCCCTCCGAGCCCAACACACCTCGGCGCTGGGCCACTACACACCCACTCCTACAGATCGCTCCATATCCTGCCGCCCCACCACGGTGCCTGGTACCACATTTTCCAGACGATCCCAAGGCTCGATTCCTAGACGAGCTAGACGAGGAGCTCCCCGATCGGGGCACAGATACCATGGTAGCAGATGGAGGCACACCGTCGAGAAGCAACGGGCAATGGAAGAGTGTCAAGACGCTCGGCCAGTTCTGGGAGTTTATGGCTTTCAGGCAAGAGTGCTCATCAGGGCGGATAGTGGGTTTCATATGGGTCGTTATAACACCGCCCAAACCTTCGATACccgaagaagacgaggacatGCCGTCGCAGCTGTCAGCGTCACAGTCGTTCTCACAACTCAACTCGCAGGAGAGCATGCCCAGTCCTAAACGGCGGAAGCCAAGTCGACGGAGACAAGAGGCTAAAACCAGGTATGGACCAATACCATTAGTTCTGCCGAAGATCAAGACTAGCTCGTCAAATCTATCTACGTTGTCAAACATGTCTTCAAGCTCTGCCAAGACTCTACCTGAAAATAGTCCGTACTGGAAGTGGCCGGCTTCCTCGCGTGGGACCATCTGTTTCTCGCTCAAGAACTACGACCGCGCACACGAAGTCCTCCTACAACAAACATTTGCGAATCGAAAGGCAGCAGCGCGGAGCACGAGGAAGTGGAAAGAGGAAATTGCTGTTCTCGGCGGCATGGAAGAATGGGCTTTTACAGTAACGGGAACCAAGGAATACGCAACTGCAGCGAAGCCCGCAAGTGCAACAAACGGCGTGACACCGACAATGGTCATGGGTGTAcgcaagaagaggaagccCGATGTCCCATCAAAGGCGGCAGTTGGAGCGGAAAAGTTGGCGGAACCGGCGCAAATTCTAGGAGACGGCACAGTCAGGAAGAAGGCAAAGATTGAGCCGACACCCATTACTGATGCAAGTGCTGCAAATGGTGTGAATACCTTGACCGCCGGACTTGTGCGCAAGAAGCCGAAAGTTTAAACCCATGGTTTGTGAAGCTCTTGACATTCAAACTTGCCACAACATTTAGGATTCGGGAAATAGAGGGGTTTTAAAACAGGTTTATTTGGGTTTGGCTGGCGAGGTTGCGCAGCGAGTTGCTTCTAGTAGCTTACACGTGGGTCTTGACGAATATGGTATACGGACATAGTGGTGCCACGCTCTGGTCTTGTTTACTTCACATGAGCTACACAGTATGGATAATCTTGATGTTAGAGTTTCGTCAGACATGAAGTTGTTGGCGAACGTGTATTAATGTAACTGTTGAGATATCTACATACTTGATCTTCACAAGCAATGTCCCTGGCGGTGGAGCCGGACCGCTCGGCGGTGCAAACAATCGCATGATCAACAAAAAACTAGGATCCAACAATTACAGCACGCCTGCTTCTTGGCCTAAATCTGTCAAAGAACTTGCCCCAAGACGTGTTCCCAAAGGAGGCTGTCGCGTGGTGTTTGTCTTGGCAGGTCGTCACTTTCTGGTTCGAAGCTCCGCAACCTCCGTGCCGTGAGATTCGTCAACATCCCACCCTCACTCTGACCC
This genomic window contains:
- a CDS encoding mitochondrial 54S ribosomal protein mL57, with protein sequence MASKRPLQSLVSTASSSLRPAQTSKTCIVRTSACAFSSTTPSRSSEYDTETADRPRWQQTPPRMMAPYRIRPAPKGGFHKVNDDPRKLDDAYIRMLGPGGDKMLGEDVKWLAVTHKSFDHGRRGFNDRLAYLGRRIVELQTSQALINSPQENQWPRDSNGAPVSDEYGRKPYLHPALNGLQGLTDEAESLVLSKSRLAPIAERYHLDRVTRWTPKRADNLQGSGFETVLMTSLYAIVGAVALERGGEVANKVVQEKILAPLGFSFAPES